A window from Glandiceps talaboti chromosome 15, keGlaTala1.1, whole genome shotgun sequence encodes these proteins:
- the LOC144446395 gene encoding ankyrin repeat and SOCS box protein 14-like isoform X1: MACRRYSRYTISPENPQVLLDKELVEETKNGNLDEVKRLLKNGAFVDATCYTKALFYASENYMSPLMHAADMGFFQIMKSLLEKGADPNMCDRFDVTATHWAAEKGHAKCLKLLLDNGANPNVSTKYSKPGCYTAVPFSGGTTPLHLAAKNNHSACIKELILNGADYNAQDEMGRTGLFIASQNGHEESVLVQLRNAIGRDILSLPVKYSDSTPLHECVQRNLTDAVRELLRHGSDVNHRSNSGLTPLHHANCQSSDDKYELVEMLVSEGYNVDIDLATSRASVDSLKDSFVPDSLRHLSEGLTPLQFVAFNAVDEPDTRSFLHRHGLLINHNAEQPLQNVHNTRLPRRRPTVAAFLISYGADFNIHLRPDGKRTLLQNEVFTINEDHSILNAIVRASEKITVPEILPIYNLLCDQGRTAEYAIMKTKYEWLKSLAHNPRSLQHLCRCIIRQSLGKKRLRYVRNLPLPVLLKEFLMLKE; the protein is encoded by the exons ATGGCGTGTCGTCGATACTCTAGATACACGATATCCCCTGAAAATCCCCAGGTATTACTCGACAAGGAGCTCGTAGAAGAAACTAAGAATGGAAACTTGGATGAGGTGAAAAGGTTACTTAAAAATGGCGCATTCGTCGATGCTACTTGCTACACCAAAGCTTTATTCTACGCGTCTGAAAACTACATGAGTCCACTAATGCATGCGGCTGATATGGGCTTTTTCCAGATTATGAAATCGTTGTTGGAAAAAGGAG CTGACCCAAACATGTGTGATCGTTTTGATGTGACTGCAACACATTGGGCTGCAGAGAAGGGTCATGCAAAATGTCTAAAGCTGCTCCTTGATAATGGTGCCAACCCAAACGtttcaacaaaatattccaAGCCAGGATGTTACACAG CTGTACCTTTCAGTGGAGGCACAACACCATTGCACCTTGCTGCCAAGAATAATCACAGTGCATGTATCAAAGAGCTGATATTGAATGGTGCGGACTATAATGCACAGGATGAGATGGGAAGAACTGGTTTGTTTATAGCAAGTCAAAATGGTCATGAAGAGTCAGTGCTGGTACAACTTAGGAATGCTATTGGTAGAGATATACTATCATTGCCTGTCAAGTACTCAG ATAGTACACCCTTACATGAATGTGTGCAACGCAACCTGACAGATGCAGTACGTGAATTGCTGAGACATGGTTCGGATGTGAATCACCGTAGCAACAGTGGACTAACACCGTTACATCATGCAAATTGTCAATCATCGGATGACAAATACGAGTTGGTAGAAATGTTAGTATCTGAAGGATACAATGTAGACATAGATTTGGCAACTTCAAGAGCGTCAGTTGATTCACTGAAAGACAGTTTTGTTCCAGACAGTCTGAGGCATCTCTCTGAAG GTCTAACACCATTGCAGTTTGTTGCTTTCAATGCTGTTGATGAACCAGACACCAGATCATTTCTTCATCGTCATGGATTGCTTATAAATCACAATGCAGAGCAGccactacaaaatgtacacaacacAAGACTGCCACGTCGACGACCAACAGTTGCCGCTTTTCTAATCAGTTACGGTGCCGATTTTAATATCCATTTGCGGCCGGATGGAAAGAGGACATTGCTACAGAACGAAGTCTTCACAATAAATGAAGACCACTCAATTTTAAATGCAATAGTGAGAGCCAGTGAAAAAATAACGGTACCCGAAATACTGCCAATCTATAACCTTTTGTGTGACCAGGGTAGAACAGCAGAGTACGCCATCATGAAGACGAAGTACGAGTGGCTCAAGAGTTTGGCGCATAATCCACGATCTTTGCAGCATTTATGTAGATGTATAATTCGACAGAGCCTTGGCAAAAAGAGGCTGAGGTATGTAAGGAACTTGCCACTGCCAGTTCTGTTGAAAGAGTTCCTCATGCTAAAAGAATAA
- the LOC144446395 gene encoding ankyrin repeat and SOCS box protein 14-like isoform X2: MACRRYSRYTISPENPQVLLDKELVEETKNGNLDEVKRLLKNGAFVDATCYTKALFYASENYMSPLMHAADMGFFQIMKSLLEKGADPNMCDRFDVTATHWAAEKGHAKCLKLLLDNGANPNVSTKYSKPGSVPFSGGTTPLHLAAKNNHSACIKELILNGADYNAQDEMGRTGLFIASQNGHEESVLVQLRNAIGRDILSLPVKYSDSTPLHECVQRNLTDAVRELLRHGSDVNHRSNSGLTPLHHANCQSSDDKYELVEMLVSEGYNVDIDLATSRASVDSLKDSFVPDSLRHLSEGLTPLQFVAFNAVDEPDTRSFLHRHGLLINHNAEQPLQNVHNTRLPRRRPTVAAFLISYGADFNIHLRPDGKRTLLQNEVFTINEDHSILNAIVRASEKITVPEILPIYNLLCDQGRTAEYAIMKTKYEWLKSLAHNPRSLQHLCRCIIRQSLGKKRLRYVRNLPLPVLLKEFLMLKE, translated from the exons ATGGCGTGTCGTCGATACTCTAGATACACGATATCCCCTGAAAATCCCCAGGTATTACTCGACAAGGAGCTCGTAGAAGAAACTAAGAATGGAAACTTGGATGAGGTGAAAAGGTTACTTAAAAATGGCGCATTCGTCGATGCTACTTGCTACACCAAAGCTTTATTCTACGCGTCTGAAAACTACATGAGTCCACTAATGCATGCGGCTGATATGGGCTTTTTCCAGATTATGAAATCGTTGTTGGAAAAAGGAG CTGACCCAAACATGTGTGATCGTTTTGATGTGACTGCAACACATTGGGCTGCAGAGAAGGGTCATGCAAAATGTCTAAAGCTGCTCCTTGATAATGGTGCCAACCCAAACGtttcaacaaaatattccaAGCCAGGAT CTGTACCTTTCAGTGGAGGCACAACACCATTGCACCTTGCTGCCAAGAATAATCACAGTGCATGTATCAAAGAGCTGATATTGAATGGTGCGGACTATAATGCACAGGATGAGATGGGAAGAACTGGTTTGTTTATAGCAAGTCAAAATGGTCATGAAGAGTCAGTGCTGGTACAACTTAGGAATGCTATTGGTAGAGATATACTATCATTGCCTGTCAAGTACTCAG ATAGTACACCCTTACATGAATGTGTGCAACGCAACCTGACAGATGCAGTACGTGAATTGCTGAGACATGGTTCGGATGTGAATCACCGTAGCAACAGTGGACTAACACCGTTACATCATGCAAATTGTCAATCATCGGATGACAAATACGAGTTGGTAGAAATGTTAGTATCTGAAGGATACAATGTAGACATAGATTTGGCAACTTCAAGAGCGTCAGTTGATTCACTGAAAGACAGTTTTGTTCCAGACAGTCTGAGGCATCTCTCTGAAG GTCTAACACCATTGCAGTTTGTTGCTTTCAATGCTGTTGATGAACCAGACACCAGATCATTTCTTCATCGTCATGGATTGCTTATAAATCACAATGCAGAGCAGccactacaaaatgtacacaacacAAGACTGCCACGTCGACGACCAACAGTTGCCGCTTTTCTAATCAGTTACGGTGCCGATTTTAATATCCATTTGCGGCCGGATGGAAAGAGGACATTGCTACAGAACGAAGTCTTCACAATAAATGAAGACCACTCAATTTTAAATGCAATAGTGAGAGCCAGTGAAAAAATAACGGTACCCGAAATACTGCCAATCTATAACCTTTTGTGTGACCAGGGTAGAACAGCAGAGTACGCCATCATGAAGACGAAGTACGAGTGGCTCAAGAGTTTGGCGCATAATCCACGATCTTTGCAGCATTTATGTAGATGTATAATTCGACAGAGCCTTGGCAAAAAGAGGCTGAGGTATGTAAGGAACTTGCCACTGCCAGTTCTGTTGAAAGAGTTCCTCATGCTAAAAGAATAA